The following coding sequences are from one Venturia canescens isolate UGA chromosome 5, ASM1945775v1, whole genome shotgun sequence window:
- the Wdfy2 gene encoding WD repeat and FYVE domain-containing protein 2 has protein sequence MAAEIKPAPGVNNDKFSTSRKPILLSKFEGCHDDVNAAIIIPREDGVISVCDDRTVRVWLKRESGQYWPSICQYMPAGATAMHYYVESRQLFVGLENGSINEFLLEQDYNRMTAMREYPAHQARVSGVIYAPCYEWVLSIGRDQQFQLHCTETGRKLGSYGKASNRYGYLDSVWYTALQFDEQSKHAFIGDFGGEITMLKVEAAKIALVTLLSAHTGSIRTLAWDTEKQLLFSGSFDQNIRVWDIGGREGVAYELHGHRNKVTALCYASAERVLLSGGEDGVIVCWNMAAPRREAAVWDDSDTCQTCGRPFFWNMRAMMDQRQMGLRQHHCRHCGRALCGRCTTQRLPIPSMGFEFEVRVCDQCHIQLKASEQAPLASFHDAKHSVSAMDLDVSQRKLLTVGQDRVIKIWDITALLQ, from the exons ATGGCAGCGGAAATAAAACCTGCACCGGGTGTAAATAATGACAAATTCAGTACAAGCCGTAAGCCGATACTTTTGTCGAAATTTGAGGGCTGCCACGACGATGTCAACGCGGCGATAATAATCCCACGGGAAGACGGAGTTATAAGTGTCTGCGATGACAG AACTGTCAGAGTATGGCTGAAAAGAGAATCCGGCCAATATTGGCCCAGCATCTGCCAATATATGCCGGCAGGTGCCACAGCAATGCATTATTATGTCGAATCAAGGCAGCTATTTGTCGGACTTGAAAATGGGAGCATAAAT GAATTTCTACTGGAACAAGATTACAATCGTATGACAGCGATGCGAGAATATCCGGCTCATCAGGCACGTGTGTCGGGTGTAATATACGCTCCCTGTTACGAATGGGTTCTTAGCATTGGTCGTGATCAACAATTTCAGCTCCATTGTACAGAGACAGGTCGCAAACTCGGTTCTTACGGTAAAGCGAGCAATCGTTATGGCTATTTGGACAGCGTTTGGTACACGGCTCTGCA ATTTGACGAGCAATCAAAACACGCTTTCATCGGTGATTTCGGCGGGGAAATAACGATGCTCAAAGTCGAAGCTGCGAAGATCGCTTTAGTCACGTTACTCTCAGCTCACACCGGAAGCATAAGGACTTTGGCCTGGGACACAGAGAAACAACTCTTGTTTTCAGGAAGCTTTGATCAAAACATTCGAGTTTGGGACATCGGTGGTCGCGAAGGTGTTGCTTATGAGCTTCATGGACACCg GAATAAAGTGACAGCACTTTGTTACGCGAGTGCCGAACGAGTTCTGCTGTCCGGTGGCGAGGACGGGGTCATAGTCTGCTGGAACATGGCCGCTCCTAGGCGAGAAGCTGCGGTCTGGGATGATTCCGATACTTGTCAA ACTTGTGGACGACCATTTTTCTGGAACATGAGAGCCATGATGGATCAGCGTCAAATGGGACTTAGGCAACATCACTGTCGTCATTGCGGCCGAGCTTTATGTGGTCGTTGCACGACGCAGCGGTTACCTATACCATCAATGGGCTTCGAATTTGAAGTTCGTGTTTGCGATCAGTGTCACATTCAACTTAAAGCCAGCGA ACAAGCACCGCTGGCATCATTCCACGATGCAAAGCACAGTGTAAGTGCGATGGATCTGGACGTATCGCaacgaaaattattgacaGTGGGCCAGGACAGAGTCATTAAGATTTGGGACATTACAGCTCTTCTCCAATAA
- the LOC122410960 gene encoding protein crossbronx homolog isoform X1: MSMTCLPEARLQLPRPYLFIKVETDLAEDGLKRQGSFRKLLPASSNGDSQLSMSIKMIDRPNVPQNTKEYIVFLQEYNILSEYNILRTRDLKGIYVIPSAQNSSLWFGVQFIRQGIYQGGVFRFTITLPQNFPDGGCPKVVFQSNVFHPLIHPETGELLSTWGFPEWKKTNRIWQLIQYITKVLTKIDPKMPGINEEASTLYENNMDGFRERAKKCVKESLSQVYNPPLTEDPHYITFSPYNSEIHEPVRQKIYEPETSEEKKKAGFSWVQPGSLQPFSKPEAR, encoded by the exons ATGTCAATGACATGTCTTCCAGAGGCACGACTTCAACTTCCAAG ACCGTATCTTTTCATCAAGGTCGAAACTGACTTAGCTGAGGATGGCCTCAAAAGACAGGGCTCTTTTAGAAAACTTTTACCTGCGAGCTCGAACGGCGATTCTCAATTAAGTATGTCAATTAAAATGATCGACAGGCCAAACGTGCCACAGAACACCAAAGAATATATCGTTTTTCTACAAGAGTATAATATACTGTCTGAATA CAATATATTGAGAACTCGTGACCTAAAAGGCATTTATGTTATTCCTTCGGCTCAAAATTCTTCTT TATGGTTCGGAGTGCAATTCATTCGTCAGGGAATTTACCAAGGCGGAGTCTTCAGATTTACCATAACGTTGCCTCAGAATTTCCCAGATGGGGGATGTCCG AAAGTTGTGTTCCAAAGTAACGTATTCCATCCCCTGATTCATCCGGAAACTGGAGAATTGTTGAGCACTTGGGGTTTTccggaatggaaaaaaaccaATAGAATTTGGCAacttatacaatatataacaAAAGTATTAACAAAAATTGATCCAAAAATGCCAGGAATCAACGAAGAAGCTTCCACGCT atACGAAAATAATATGGATGGATTTCGAGAAAGAGCTAAAAAGTGTGTGAAAGAAAGTTTAAGCCAGGTTTACAATCCACCTCTAACAGAAGATCCACATTACATAACTTTTAGTCCATACAACAGTGAGATTCACGAGCCAGTCCGACAAAAAATTTATGAGCCTGAG ACTtcggaagagaagaaaaaggcaGGATTCTCATGGGTTCAACCAGGATCCCTTCAGCCTTTTTCCAAACCAGAAGCCAGATAA
- the LOC122410960 gene encoding protein crossbronx homolog isoform X2: MSSRGTTSTSKVETDLAEDGLKRQGSFRKLLPASSNGDSQLSMSIKMIDRPNVPQNTKEYIVFLQEYNILSEYNILRTRDLKGIYVIPSAQNSSLWFGVQFIRQGIYQGGVFRFTITLPQNFPDGGCPKVVFQSNVFHPLIHPETGELLSTWGFPEWKKTNRIWQLIQYITKVLTKIDPKMPGINEEASTLYENNMDGFRERAKKCVKESLSQVYNPPLTEDPHYITFSPYNSEIHEPVRQKIYEPETSEEKKKAGFSWVQPGSLQPFSKPEAR; the protein is encoded by the exons ATGTCTTCCAGAGGCACGACTTCAACTTCCAAG GTCGAAACTGACTTAGCTGAGGATGGCCTCAAAAGACAGGGCTCTTTTAGAAAACTTTTACCTGCGAGCTCGAACGGCGATTCTCAATTAAGTATGTCAATTAAAATGATCGACAGGCCAAACGTGCCACAGAACACCAAAGAATATATCGTTTTTCTACAAGAGTATAATATACTGTCTGAATA CAATATATTGAGAACTCGTGACCTAAAAGGCATTTATGTTATTCCTTCGGCTCAAAATTCTTCTT TATGGTTCGGAGTGCAATTCATTCGTCAGGGAATTTACCAAGGCGGAGTCTTCAGATTTACCATAACGTTGCCTCAGAATTTCCCAGATGGGGGATGTCCG AAAGTTGTGTTCCAAAGTAACGTATTCCATCCCCTGATTCATCCGGAAACTGGAGAATTGTTGAGCACTTGGGGTTTTccggaatggaaaaaaaccaATAGAATTTGGCAacttatacaatatataacaAAAGTATTAACAAAAATTGATCCAAAAATGCCAGGAATCAACGAAGAAGCTTCCACGCT atACGAAAATAATATGGATGGATTTCGAGAAAGAGCTAAAAAGTGTGTGAAAGAAAGTTTAAGCCAGGTTTACAATCCACCTCTAACAGAAGATCCACATTACATAACTTTTAGTCCATACAACAGTGAGATTCACGAGCCAGTCCGACAAAAAATTTATGAGCCTGAG ACTtcggaagagaagaaaaaggcaGGATTCTCATGGGTTCAACCAGGATCCCTTCAGCCTTTTTCCAAACCAGAAGCCAGATAA